A region from the Haloarchaeobius salinus genome encodes:
- a CDS encoding helix-turn-helix domain-containing protein produces the protein MYEACGEKEFKVLLGLDAGDSISAVARKIDENRETIRRVVNRLEDAGYVAYENGLQLVDDSIREAGLTFLAIAAGTSPPTISEAYVLPQFAGMDYAFTAIDAVYVWTRGGYQVARTPDDYPLFMAVAESELHAWTTFFAQFGLPATQERLPAEEVDGAIQIVLEPRANFMTDMVDGRPVIPLEETVEFATEHYATFESALDMLDRMYDDVETDANYRMEPA, from the coding sequence ATGTACGAAGCTTGCGGGGAAAAGGAGTTCAAAGTTCTCCTCGGCCTCGATGCCGGCGATTCGATATCAGCGGTCGCGCGGAAAATCGACGAGAATCGGGAGACGATTCGACGTGTCGTGAACCGTCTCGAAGATGCGGGGTATGTCGCATACGAGAACGGACTTCAGCTCGTCGACGATTCGATTCGCGAGGCCGGACTCACCTTCCTCGCAATAGCAGCTGGTACATCTCCACCAACGATTTCAGAGGCGTACGTGCTGCCCCAGTTCGCCGGGATGGACTATGCATTCACGGCGATTGACGCAGTCTACGTCTGGACTCGTGGTGGCTACCAGGTCGCCCGCACTCCCGACGACTATCCACTGTTCATGGCGGTTGCGGAATCCGAACTCCACGCGTGGACGACCTTCTTCGCACAGTTCGGACTCCCAGCAACACAGGAACGCCTTCCGGCAGAGGAGGTTGACGGGGCGATACAGATCGTCCTCGAGCCACGGGCCAACTTCATGACTGACATGGTCGATGGCCGGCCCGTCATCCCACTGGAAGAGACGGTCGAATTCGCCACCGAACACTACGCCACCTTCGAATCTGCACTCGACATGCTCGACCGGATGTACGACGACGTCGAGACTGACGCGAACTATCGGATGGAGCCAGCCTGA
- a CDS encoding ArdC-like ssDNA-binding domain-containing protein yields MSCETPQTDSTENNEFQSRVEFDDSDSRRDEMHNSLEAWVEQFAELSEEASASAELQEWLDVQSRFHDYSYRNTLLIKHQCPEATKVAGYNTWCNEFDRHVQEGESAIWIWAPIITTKCPECGNSPSYHENTDCEYDETPPEEWNEGLVGFKPVPVFDVSQTEGEPLPELDTTAKGEGSEDDILNALLEAAPELGVRVNLVPPEEWTHGEAAGVCTERSTYDCSLLVEVKDLENDAQVASVLAHEYAHALLHFDVDDKDEREKREVEAESTAYVVSQYIGLDASNSAFYVAAWDGDPAETIRGRLQRIVDTAQEILNAVELTQ; encoded by the coding sequence ATGTCCTGCGAGACACCTCAGACCGATAGCACCGAGAATAACGAATTCCAATCAAGAGTCGAGTTCGACGATTCCGACAGCCGTCGTGACGAGATGCACAACTCGCTCGAAGCGTGGGTCGAACAGTTTGCCGAGCTCTCGGAGGAAGCCAGCGCGAGTGCAGAACTCCAGGAGTGGCTGGACGTCCAGTCGCGCTTCCACGACTACTCCTACCGGAACACGCTCCTGATCAAGCACCAGTGCCCCGAGGCGACGAAAGTAGCTGGCTACAACACCTGGTGCAACGAGTTCGACAGACACGTCCAGGAAGGCGAGTCGGCCATCTGGATCTGGGCGCCGATCATCACCACGAAGTGCCCGGAGTGTGGGAACTCTCCCTCCTACCACGAGAATACCGATTGCGAGTACGATGAGACTCCACCTGAAGAATGGAACGAGGGGCTGGTCGGATTCAAACCTGTCCCGGTGTTCGATGTCTCCCAGACCGAGGGTGAGCCACTTCCGGAACTCGATACGACCGCCAAGGGCGAAGGCAGTGAGGACGACATCCTCAACGCGCTGCTCGAGGCTGCACCGGAGCTGGGAGTCCGTGTGAACCTCGTCCCACCCGAAGAGTGGACCCACGGGGAAGCTGCTGGCGTCTGTACCGAGCGCAGCACGTACGACTGCTCGTTGCTCGTCGAAGTCAAGGACCTCGAAAACGACGCGCAGGTGGCCAGTGTGCTCGCCCACGAGTACGCTCACGCCCTGCTGCACTTCGATGTCGACGACAAGGATGAACGCGAGAAGCGCGAAGTCGAAGCCGAGAGTACGGCCTACGTTGTCTCCCAGTACATCGGGCTCGATGCCTCGAACAGTGCGTTCTACGTGGCC
- a CDS encoding nucleotidyltransferase family protein: MSQEARSEALIEVLDELTAADIGFVLVGGYAISQFETRFSTDLDLVIAPDDYESIVVFLEERNFERTAEFEVPPEDTIYNREIELYERSEGLPHPVGVDILVNGLGCRQTDAEWSFDYLRDHSTETTITGGTRSTTAPTANGEILVAAKLHSGRKTDLADVLAAVPSIDLDTVESHLHRGDPEALQAQLNDAQTFIEEGGLDHRFKSVFGKSAASSEDVEVLLEFLEDQQ, encoded by the coding sequence ATGAGCCAAGAAGCCAGAAGCGAAGCCCTCATCGAGGTACTGGACGAACTGACCGCAGCCGACATCGGATTCGTTCTCGTCGGCGGGTACGCGATCAGCCAATTCGAAACCCGGTTTTCGACCGATCTGGACCTGGTCATCGCTCCGGATGACTACGAGTCTATCGTCGTGTTCCTCGAAGAACGGAACTTTGAGCGAACTGCTGAGTTCGAGGTCCCACCAGAGGACACCATCTACAACCGTGAAATCGAACTCTACGAACGGAGCGAAGGACTACCGCACCCAGTCGGCGTGGATATTCTCGTCAACGGCCTCGGCTGTCGCCAGACAGATGCGGAATGGTCGTTCGACTACCTGCGAGACCACAGTACGGAGACGACCATCACGGGTGGAACTCGCTCGACCACGGCACCGACCGCGAATGGCGAAATCCTCGTCGCCGCCAAACTCCACAGCGGTCGGAAGACAGACCTCGCCGATGTACTTGCCGCGGTTCCCTCCATCGATCTCGATACAGTCGAGTCACATCTGCACCGAGGAGACCCAGAAGCACTGCAGGCCCAACTGAATGACGCTCAAACCTTCATCGAAGAAGGCGGTCTTGACCACCGGTTCAAGAGTGTGTTTGGCAAATCGGCGGCTTCGTCGGAAGACGTCGAGGTGCTCCTCGAATTCTTGGAAGATCAGCAGTAG